A stretch of the Lolium perenne isolate Kyuss_39 chromosome 3, Kyuss_2.0, whole genome shotgun sequence genome encodes the following:
- the LOC127340869 gene encoding uncharacterized protein, which yields MSSLKAWEVVRTCVLARRWRHLWASAPCVDIRLRYSTRDSQPPEEFRDFVHRLFLLRDVTAPVDTLRLRPSDEDAGFDENDASIWIRVAITRRARVIHLAGHHKAVAPLDGVNFVSGHLKILKLSYARLDRRNLQQLSSVCTALEELDLKDCLITGPEIASASLKTLIMLKCKISCAFSIAAPNLLLVRLVTPYVRVPSFTNFGSLVTGTIILDDSYLSDDFEHISDKDDCDDTTDDDGDDNSENDGRSNNYKIHDDSSLSDVDFGYISDEGDFGQFGYGHGFPKQRFGLGGYKDKYDYGSDIDSDDNTYEYSEIANDAKYGYKGGDLWNPSKGGNYGETSLGNDSKILGGHHILESLSRATSLELLTDAGEVVLSRELKRCPTFSNLKTLSLGEWCMAADFDALIFLLQHSPNIERLFLQLKVNYNTRKALVTGIKPMGRSFTCKDLRMVKIKCSKDDARVHTLAHMFMANGVPLEKIYVRRSGNAHLRGQKFMRELARQELIDCGMTDDWM from the exons ATGTCGTCCCTCAAGGCGTGGGAGGTGGTGCGCACCTGCGTGCTCGCCCGGCGCTGGCGCCACCTCTGGGCGTCCGCGCCCTGCGTCGACATCCGCCTGCGCTACTCCACCCGCGACTCCCAGCCGCCGGAGGAGTTCCGCGACTTCGTGCaccgcctcttcctcctccgcgacGTGACGGCCCCCGTGGACACGCTCCGCCTGCGGCCCAGCGACGAGGACGCGGGCTTCGACGAGAACGATGCCAGCATCTGGATCAGGGTCGCCATCACCCGCCGTGCGCGCGTTATCCATCTTGCCGGGCATCACAAGGCGGTAGCGCCGTTGGACGGTGTGAACTTCGTCTCTGGCCACCTCAAGATCTTGAAGTTGTCCTACGCCAGGCTCGACCGCAGGAACCTCCAGCAGCTTTCTTCTGTTTGCACTGCCTTGGAAGAGCTGGATCTCAAGGACTGCCTGATCACCGGCCCGGAGATTGCGTCCGCCTCTTTGAAGACCCTAATCATGCTCAAATGCAAGATCAGCTGCGCCTTCTCCATTGCTGCTCCGAACCTCCTACTTGTGCGCCTCGTCACGCCTTACGTCCGAGTTCCGTCGTTTACCAACTTCGGCTCCCTGGTCACAGGCACAATCATACTTGATGACTCTTATCTCAGTGATGATTTTGAACACATCAGCGATAAAGATGATTGTGATGACACTACTGACGACGATGGTGACGATAACAGTGAGAATGATGGTAGGAGCAACAACTATAAGATTCATGATGACTCTTCTTTGAGTGATGTTGATTTTGGATACATCAGTGATGAGGGTGACTTTGGTCAGTTTGGATATGGACATGGTTTCCCCAAACAAAGATTTGGGCTTGGCGGTTACAAGGATAAGTATGATTATGGCAGTGATATCGATAGCGATGACAACACCTATGAATACAGTGAGATTGCAAATGATGCAAAGTATGGCTACAAAGGTGGTGATCTCTGGAATCCAAGTAAAGGTGGTAACTATGGTGAAACCAGTCTCGGCAATGATAGTAAGATTCTAGGTGGCCATCATATTCTTGAAAGCCTTTCAAGGGCTACAAGTTTGGAGTTGTTAACTGATGCTGGAGAG GTGGTTCTGAGTAGGGAATTGAAAAGGTGTCCAACTTTTAGCAACCTGAAGACCCTGTCCCTTGGTGAATGGTGTATGGCTGCTGATTTTGATGCACTAATTTTCTTGCTGCAGCATTCCCCTAATATAGAGAGGCTTTTTCTCCAACTTAAAGTG AACTACAACACCAGGAAGGCACTGGTAACAGGTATCAAACCAATGGGAAGATCGTTTACTTGCAAAGACCTTcgaatggtgaagatcaaatgctCAAAGGATGATGCTAGGGTCCATACGTTGGCACATATGTTCATGGCAAATGGTGTACCCCTTGAGAAGATTTATGTCCGTCGTAGTGGGAATGCTC ATCTCCGTGGCCAGAAGTTTATGAGGGAGCTCGCCAGGCAAGAACTCATTGACTGTGGGATGACGGACGACTGGATGTAA